The sequence below is a genomic window from Anser cygnoides isolate HZ-2024a breed goose chromosome 8, Taihu_goose_T2T_genome, whole genome shotgun sequence.
ATGCACTTAAACTTGAATTTGGCAGGAACAACATGAAAATTGCTAGCCTTCTCtgggtttattttattcttctatGCAACCACACAAAGGCCGCTGTACCAGGCCTTGTACAACTGCTAACATTAGACTGCAAAGGATAGCCAGATCAGCAGCTGCGATCAGAGGGAAGAGCGATCTACTTGACAAGCCAAATTAAACATGTAATGGGAGCTGTTTCCCCCCCGCCAGTTTTTGTGCTACCTTTGTTAATCATCTCAAATATTTGaaatcaaagtgaaaaatgacTCTCAaactatttctgtgtttttaccATTGCATTTCAGTTCCTTACACTGagttaaaagaaatacattattttcttagCACATGAATGAAACACTTCAGTGTGGTATTTAGACTGATAAAACACCCAACACTTCAGTGCTATTAGGATAAATACATTCTCCAATATACGAAAGCAGTGtgacaacaattaaaaaatagctAAGTAGGGATACACAAGTGCAGTTCAAACCACGCTACTGGCTTTCCTTACGATTTTGAAGTTACTCGAATATGTAATTTTCATCGACATTAAAGACAACTATGTTTAGCTCATACTCTACCTAACATTAATGCTCAAAAGTAGTGTTATAGCAGGGCGCACGTGtgtattttacatatatttttcaagtCTACCACGTTTATGTGTACATAAACTTGAAAAACgtgcatatacatatgtataaaatacttgaaagtaTATGCCTACAGGTATATACATGAACCtaacaaaagcacagaaaaacttGTATAATCCAAAGTCCaaaatttatgtatataaaagtttttgaaaaataatcactGCCTCCCTACTTCCCTCTTCTGACAATACTCTGCAAGCACCATGTATGGCCTATAAGCTTGTGCTTTATTTGCAGGGAGTAGAAACTAACCTAATGTAATCTAACTTGAAGATTTCAAATGCTTGTCTACGTGCACATAAGCATGGCAAAACTCAGTTTAGGCAACTGAAGCACTACACCTGCTTCTTCAATTACAGCTGTCTTCATTACAGCTCTAATTATTTTACCTTCCATATGTTCAACAGTCTTCTGAAGGTCATCATACCTGCTTCAGAATGAAGATATTTAAATGGACTTTGGGTGTGTTGTTGTTCCTACTGCTTTCTATCGGGCGCTGTACTGAACAATCAACGCTCAATAAGACATCCCAACGGAGGCATCCTCGTTCAGCAGACagtggagaggaaggaaagaaatgtggtTACACCTTCTTGGTCCCTGAACAGAAGATCACAGGGCCAATTTGTGTGAATACTAACGAACCAGGTACTGGTAACAGAAAAGATGAAGTCACAAGAATGGACATAGAGAACTTGAAGGATGTGCTGTCCAAGCAAAAGCGGGAGATTGACATCTTGCAGTTGGTGGTGGATGTGGATGGAAACATCGTGAATGAAGTAAAGTTACTGAGGAAGGAAAGCCGTAATATGAACTCTCGGGTCACTCAACTCTATATGCAACTCTTGCATGAGATAATTCGAAAGCGTGATAACTCTCTTGAACTTTCCCAACTGGAAAACAAAGTCCTTAATGTTACAACAGAAATGTTGAAGATGGCAACAAAATACAAGGAGCTTGAAGTAAAATACGCAGCACTGACCGATCTTGTAAATAATCAGTCTGTGATTATCTCCCTCCTGGAAGAGCAGTGCTTGAGAATCTTCTCGCGGCAGGACACCCACGGGTCTCCACCGCTTGTCCAGGTGGTGCCCCAGCACATCCCCAACAGTCAGCCATACACCCCCGTTCTTCTGGGAGGTAACGAGATACAGCGAGACCCGGGTTACCCTAGAGACAGAGATGTAAGACCACCGCCTGATCCAGCTACTTCACCTACAAAGAGTCCTTTCAGAGTACCACCGCTGGCTTTAATTAACGAAGGTGAGTTACCTATTGTTTATCTAACCTGAGATTTCTCTGCTTCAGAAGGAAACTGTCCTGACTATAGAActggaatgaaaaattaaaggtACCTGGTACAGCTAGTCCTTCCTCCCGATTGTGATTTTAAGCTATAGCTGCAGAAGACAAATTTGTTGAAATAGCTGATATTCAGAAATTCAATCTGAAGAATTAAGCCTTTGAGTCACAAAGTCTTGGGGCTTGCGTCTCCAGCTgtgttgaaatgaaaaattcattcAGACggaatgaaaattcatttttagcATATGCTTTCTAGTATTTACCACTCTCTTTGAAGATTCCTACTAGTTACATGTAACAGTAACTAGAAACAGTGAATGTCAGAAAAGATAATTAATCTTAAGTAGACAAAATTTTAGCAGTTGTCCTGTATAGTTACACACATACATTTGCCAGAAGTTACTCCCTCTTAGAAGAATTTTACTCCTTAAATTCTGAACTGCTTTAAAATGAGCATGTAAATCCACCAGCACAGTGGTGCAATGACTCTGGCTGAAATACTCCAGAGATAAGTCTGAAAGGATAATTGAATGAAGGCTAGGTCTAATTAGATGCATTCaactttgaaaatttaaaatgagtAACTACATTCCCAGCAATCTGATGTCAAGTTAAATTAATACcataaatattatgaaaatacattaaGGGGCTGTATCACATCTTCATACATTACATTCTTTAGGCCATTACACAAATTCATTTATCACTAGAAACAAAACTAGTGACAGGAAAATTAACTACTGCTGAGATGTCCTGAATTCTGGCACAACTCTTACTTTATTAAAACTTCGTaagaagtacaaaaaaaaaagattcacaaAAACAAGCTAC
It includes:
- the ANGPTL1 gene encoding angiopoietin-related protein 1, yielding MKIFKWTLGVLLFLLLSIGRCTEQSTLNKTSQRRHPRSADSGEEGKKCGYTFLVPEQKITGPICVNTNEPGTGNRKDEVTRMDIENLKDVLSKQKREIDILQLVVDVDGNIVNEVKLLRKESRNMNSRVTQLYMQLLHEIIRKRDNSLELSQLENKVLNVTTEMLKMATKYKELEVKYAALTDLVNNQSVIISLLEEQCLRIFSRQDTHGSPPLVQVVPQHIPNSQPYTPVLLGGNEIQRDPGYPRDRDVRPPPDPATSPTKSPFRVPPLALINEGPFKDCQQAKEAGYSNSGIYMIKPENSNEPMQLWCENSLDPGGWAVIQKRTDGSVNFFRNWDSYKKGFGNIDGEYWLGLENIYMLTNQDNYRLLIELEDWSNKKVYAEYSSFRLEPENEFYRLRLGTYQGNAGDSMIWHNGKQFTTLDRDRDMYSGNCAHFHKGGWWYNACAHSNLNGVWYRGGHYRSKYQDGIFWAEYRGGSYSLKAVQMMIRPID